A region of Procambarus clarkii isolate CNS0578487 chromosome 22, FALCON_Pclarkii_2.0, whole genome shotgun sequence DNA encodes the following proteins:
- the LOC123760450 gene encoding cilia- and flagella-associated protein 53: protein MTEAQTDWLACGARRCKAQRVAETLAARTAQYSALLCLRRSRLKALLDDDEARDQEELRRRARLLLQEQHAVRVEAAAAAAARQEEERLRHVQQADEQRCKQQCHQYREAYSRTLQRQLNEARADEITLKEYMRHQYGIPPPPGKRP from the exons ATGACGGAGGCGCAGACGGACTGGCTGGCATGCGGTGCGCGTCGGTGCAAGGCGCAGCGGGTAGCAGAGACTCTGGCGGCCAGGACGGCGCAGTACTCCGCCCTCCTCTGCCTCAGGCGCTCCAG GCTGAAGGCGCTCCTGGATGACGACGAGGCTAGGGACCAGGAGGAGCTGAGGAGGAGGGCTCGTCTTCTACTTCAGGAACAG CATGCGGTGCGTGTGGAAGCAGCAGCTGCGGCCGCGGCCCGACAGGAGGAGGAGCGGCTGCGGCACGTCCAACAGGCCGATGAGCAGCGGTGCAAGCAGCAGTGTCACCAGTACAG GGAGGCGTACTCGAGGACGCTACAGAGGCAGCTGAACGAGGCCAGGGCCGACGAGATCACCCTGAAGGAGTACATGAGACATCAGTATggcatcccccctcccccaggcaagAGGCCCTGA